The proteins below come from a single Acetobacteroides hydrogenigenes genomic window:
- a CDS encoding ATPase, whose amino-acid sequence MFVSVMLAYAGLAIMVGLACIGSTIGVSISGNATIGGLKKNPDIFGKSMLLTALPSTQGLYGFAAFFLFNGIMPAFIAKGAPIDIAFAILAAGLAMGFVGYFSSVQQSKVVANGINEMANGNDVFGKTMILAVYPELYAIIALIAAVLIQISVGQSLGA is encoded by the coding sequence ATGTTTGTATCTGTAATGCTCGCTTATGCAGGACTAGCTATCATGGTTGGTTTAGCATGTATTGGTAGTACCATTGGAGTATCTATTTCTGGTAATGCTACTATTGGTGGCTTAAAGAAGAATCCTGATATTTTCGGCAAGAGTATGCTTTTAACAGCTCTTCCATCAACTCAGGGTTTGTATGGTTTTGCTGCATTCTTCCTTTTCAACGGAATTATGCCTGCCTTTATTGCTAAAGGGGCTCCTATTGACATTGCTTTTGCAATTCTTGCAGCCGGACTAGCTATGGGATTTGTAGGCTACTTCTCTTCTGTTCAGCAGTCAAAGGTTGTTGCCAATGGTATTAACGAAATGGCAAACGGTAACGATGTATTCGGTAAGACTATGATTTTGGCCGTATACCCAGAGCTTTATGCAATTATTGCTCTTATTGCAGCGGTTCTTATTCAAATCAGCGTTGGACAAAGCTTAGGCGCTTAG